The proteins below come from a single Zea mays cultivar B73 chromosome 8, Zm-B73-REFERENCE-NAM-5.0, whole genome shotgun sequence genomic window:
- the LOC100381818 gene encoding uncharacterized protein LOC100381818: MRELQDEHHMKSLGLQVSSPGYDRQVVADHANNLASKIRSNLTNSMKALGVDILTGIGTIVGKQKVRYGKVGFPDNEITARNIIIATGSVPFVPKGIEIDGKTVFTSDHALKLESVPEWIAIVGSGYIGLEFSDVYTALGSEVTFVEALDQLMPGFDPEIAKLAQRILISPRKIDYHTGVFASKITPAKDGKPVLIELIDAKTKEHKETLEVDAALIATGRAPFTKGLGLENINVVTQQGFVPVDERMQVMDATGNVVPNLYCIGDANGKLMLAHAASAQGISVVEQISGRDNILNHLSIPAACFTHPEISMVGLTEPQAREKADKEGFEISVVKTSFKANTKALAENEGDGLAKMIYRPDTGEILGVHILGLHAADLIHEASNAIALGTHVQDIKFAVHAHPTLSEVLDELFKAAKVNTAGSHSMNEPVAV; the protein is encoded by the exons ATGCGAGAACTTCAAGATGAACATCACATGAAATCACTGGGCCTACAG GTCTCATCACCAGGATATGACAGGCAGGTTGTTGCTGACCATGCAAATAATCTTGCATCTAAAATCCGCAGCAACTTGACTAATTCAATGAAAGCTCTGGGTGTGGATATACTCACTGGTATTGGCACCATTGTG GGGAAGCAAAAAGTGAGATATGGGAAAGTTGGTTTCCCAGACAATGAAATCACTGCTAGAAACATCATAATTGCCACTGGATCTGTTCCTTTTGTCCCCAAGGGCATTGAAATAGATG GTAAAACTGTATTTACTAGTGAtcatgcactaaaacttgagtcaGTCCCTGAATGGATTGCTATTGTTGGAAGTGGTTACATTGGACTTGAATTCAGTGATGTATACACAGCTCTAGGAAGTGAG GTTACTTTTGTTGAAGCTCTTGATCAATTAATGCCTGGGTTTGATCCCGAGATTGCAAAATTGGCGCAGAGGATTCTTATTAGTCCTCGTAAAATTGACTATCACACTGGTGTTTTTGCAAGCAAG ATTACCCCAGCAAAGGATGGTAAGCCTGTTTTGATTGAGCTGATTGATGCtaaaacaaaagaacacaaggagACACTTGAG GTGGATGCAGCACTCATAGCTACTGGAAGGGCACCCTTCACCAAAGGACTTGGCTTGGAAAAT ATCAATGTCGTTACACAACAAGGTTTTGTTCCTGTTGATGAGCGGATGCAAGTTATGGATGCAACTGGCAATGTG GTTCCTAATTTATATTGTATCGGAGATGCCAATGGTAAGCTCATGCTTGCTCATGCAGCCAGCGCACAAGGAATCTCAG TTGTGGAGCAAATCAGTGGGAGGGACAACATTTTAAATCACCTAAGCATCCCAGCTGCTTGTTTCACTCACCCTGAGATCAGTATGGTTGGCTTGACAGAG CCACAGGCTAGGGAGAAGGCTGACAAGGAAGGATTTGAAATAAGTGTTGTAAAGACCAGTTTTAAGGCTAACACAAAGGCCCTGGCAGAGAATGAAGGAGATGGACTTGCTAAG ATGATTTATCGCCCTGACACCGGAGAAATTCTTGGAGTTCATATTTTGGGCTTGCATGCTGCTGATCTCATCCATGAGGCATCAAATGCCATTGCCCTTGGAACCCATGTGCAG GACATCAAGTTTGCTGTTCATGCACACCCAACGTTGTCTGAAGTTCTGGATGAACTCTTCAAGGCTGCCAAG GTTAACACAGCTGGTTCGCATTCTATGAATGAGCCAGTTGCGGTGTAG